The region ggcagagctgggattagaacccaggtgcttctgaatatcaggcccgggctccatccagtaggccacattgctgatTTTCCCCCCAGGGATAACCCAATGCTGTCGATTCCTTCTACCAGAGCTGTCCTAGGATCAATGACTCGAAGATAGTTCAAGCAGTGAGCTATTCTCAGCTGTTCTCACCTCTGCATCAGTAAAAACATTTTCAAAGGCAAATAACGGCTTGAGCCCAACAAAAGAATGTTCCTCTTTAAAGTCTTGATGTTATTGGCCTTTGGAAAGGAAAGATAGTACAGTCCACATGTTATTTTTTTCTCTGTGATGAAATTGCTCATGGCATAGGATATCTTAGAGACTCATCTTCCTGTTGGCCTATCAAGTTAAATAGATGTTTTTTGGTGACTGAGCTTTTCACTGCAGGCAGGTGATGCTTGTAGCATTCTAGATAATGAGAAGCCTTTCCAAAGAACCCTCGCATTTGAAATGTATGTGGCAAACTGTTGTGTTACTCTTAAGTAAAGTTGAAAGATGAAGAGCCCAATTTTCTGGGAAACTTTCAGAACCAATTCTATTGCTTCCAACTGTGAAATCACCTctgaacagtgagaagcagaattGAGCCATGGTGGGGAAGGGTTGTGGAGAATatttttcaaatatgctcatttAAGGGGGAGTTGGTTATGGCTTATTTTTGCTCTCAGATTGTTGATTAACAACAATCCGTTTCCATTTAGAACCTGAAGCTAGAATGGAGCGATTTATTTCTCCCGCTTAGCCCCATAGTGTGATGAGTCCCTTCACATATTCCGTCTCCTGGATGTTTGTGTTGGTGGTGGAAGGAAAGCTTACTTCCATCAGCTGAAACAGCTGCTTTATGTCTCTGTAATTTAGTTAACAATCTCATTACATTGTTAAAAGAAGGACAACACTGGAGCTCAACAATAGCagctatttacacacacacacacacacacaagcacacgggcacacccacacacacgcgcgtgcgcacacacacacacaacacacatccAAAAAACCACATcacacacacagcaagtgctaaatTTTAGGGTTTATTTCATCTGCTAACATTCATTCTTGACCTAGATGAAAACAATTTAATGATTATTACTTTTTTAAATCATTGAaccattttttttgtgtgtgaataACCAAATAATTCCTTCTCAATTAACACTTTTTGTAAGAagctataaataaatatataaagctTTAAATGTTACTTGGCTCAAGTTAAACAGTTTTTAGTTCACGAAAACTTTACGGACTCAACCTTCTGAAAATACTGGCTTAACCTGCTTATCACCTTCCAAGAAGCTGAGTCTGTTTGAACTGCATGGGGATTGTGGAAAAGAGTTTTATTTTCCTATTTTTCACTGTTTTTACTCTCAGCCACATAAACCCCAGAAATAAGTTCCTTGGTAGATAAGGTCGGCTGAGAGGGGATTTGGAGAGGAATTTTGTTCCACACCATTTTGCTCCCCAGTCCCCTAGATTCGTCCATTTTGTtgaaatgaagaaaagaaaaaataaagaaataatgaaAATTCAAGCAAAGCTTTAGGCAAAAGTAAACAACATGAGTGTGAAGATCCAGAACCAAACTAGAGGAAATTTGCTGGCTGCTGTTTGTTTTCTTTCCCTCATGGACTACACAAGGACCCGTTCTGGAGAGACTGAggatcattaaaaaagaaaaaaaagagaaaaattcaGCTCCTCAAAGTGAATTGGGCTAATAAAAATAAGTTAAAACATATTCCAATATGTACAAAACAAATCGTGTGCTCTGAAAACTGCTTTAATATAAAATCATTTTTTACAGTGCGGCTCTCTCCAGTCTGCAGAAGGGACATCTGGGCTGGATGGGACAGCACCGGGGAAAGAAAAACGCTGATTTTGGGTGGCTGTGGAAATATCCATCCCCTTCCACCTGGAGAAACAATATTAGGCCCTAACAGCAATGGACCCAGAAGAGCTGTGTTTGTGGTGATAAGGGATCCTCTCCCTGTGTAAGCAATTATGCTCCAAGGAACATTTTGCTTCCCACAGATAATGGTTTAAATGGGACCACGGCTAATTGGCTTGCACTTCCATAAGGCTGACTCATTACCTTCACCAGAAGAATCACCTTGATATCTGTTTTTAATGGGCACCCTCAGGCTTCGGATATACAGGGAATAAGAAATGATTTCACATCCACTTTCAACAGGCATCCTACCTCCACCATATATTCCTTATATTGGCTCAGCAGAGGTATTGCCTAGGGTAAAACTAGTTACAAGAGGAGCTTAAAGCCCTTAGGATCCAGTATTCTGTCCCTACATGCCCCCGATCTTAGTCCGAAAGAACATTCTAAACACACAGAAAAATGTCATCTGTAACACTAGAACACAATATGCTTTAAAAAGACAACCAAAACAAACTAAAGCTACTCCCtttaatgctattatcattagctGGCAGATCTGATGGTATGCTTTTCTGATTTATAATCTGAATATGATTTTGTCACTGTTGGGACATTCTCAGGTGAGCCTGAGACAAGAGTTAAGGGAGCAGGAATCTTTCTCAAGTCAGTGGCTCTGAGGAGTCCTTGCCCAATCCATTCCATATGATGTCTGGACTGCGGTTCAGGTGGAAAGAGTTAAGTGACCTAATATTTTGCTGGCCATATTTTAGGTACAAATCTTCCCAGGCTGCATAGATGTTGGTGACCTCAGGAttatagattatttatttatattaatatctgtctccccctctagaccgtaaagtcgttgtgggcagggaaagtgcctaccaactctgttgtactctcccgagtgcttagtatagtggtctgtacccaataagcgctcaataaatagcactgatgatgttGATAAAGCAGGACAGGAATTAATAAGCGAAGGGCCATGAAAAAATTTCTCACCTTCGAAGGAAGAAGTCTTTTCAGATCCTGGAGAGGCTCATTGACAAATCAGCTTTAGAAAGCTGGGAGCTTCCCCTGACCTGTGcctgcttaattaattaattgtggggggtgggaggagggaaggggaaaggaggcggGTCCTAAAGGACcatgagagcagcagaagagggcCTTTGACCTCCCTGGTTTGCAACTTGGCATTACACATAGTTCAGTGCAAAATCTAGTCTTCTCCAGTGAATAAGGTATTAATGTCCCAGAAGAGAAGATGATGTGGAATGAAGTCATTTGGAAAATTAACCTATGTAAAATGGTATTTCCTTATGCAAGTTGTTGAGGCTATGTCCCTTCATTCTTTTCAGTCATTTCTTGGGTAAGTCCGAATGGCAAGGTAAGCAGGTACAGATAGACAGCTGACTCTGGGCATCTAATCTGCTCTCGGAATTAACTGATACCTGAATATTTCATGAGACAGTACCAACCTTTAAACTGACCAGCAGCATGGGTTAATGGATAAGgcacgggcccaggagccagaggacctgcattctcatcccggctccaccacttgcctgcttagtgaccatgggaaagtcacttcacttctctgtgcctctgtttcctcaactgcaaaatggggattctgttctccttcccacttagatttggaaccccatgtgggacagactgagtctgacctgatttacttgcaaccatcccagggcttagaacagtgcttgatacacagtaagcttctaacaaatatcacacatacacacacagaccaGTTGGAAGGTTACCATTGGTCTGGAATTCACCTGGAGAGCTAAGGAATAAAAGTCCCTGCCCAGGCCCTGGAAAGACTGTTCTAGTTTGGTAACGTAGCAGTGCTCATTTTTACAGGGGAGGTCTTCCCAAATTTCTGAACATTACTCTTGCACTCCCTGATGGGAATCCTCCGGGTACAGAATCATGaggtggggtaggggaggggcTTCACGTGCTTTGCTTTCAGGCCCTGGGCACAGCACTGGAGTCGCTAAGTTCCAAAGGGAGCTACCAAAACTGGTCAGGTGGGATACTCCGGGGACATCTGATACATATTACTAAGTCTTTCTAGTGGTGGGAGGCATTGGGATTCTAGTATTGGGTCACATCTGGCCATTCAGTCCAACAACTTCTTtacagcattaattcattcactcaatcatatttattgagcacttactgtgtgcagagcactggactaagggcttgggagagtacaatacaacatattccctgcccataacaaatttacctACCAGGGAATATTTTAGCCATGCTGCCTAGCTGGAGGGCAGCATCTAGTGGTCCCCCACCCCAGCAAGTGCCTTCCCACCTGAATCCCACTGGCTAATCCTCAGCAGCGGGGGAAAGTAGCAGAGCGGAATTGACTTTGACCCCACTGCTTTCTGACCTTTCTGCTGGTGACTTAAGAGGCcttgagaagaaaggtgaggggtGCGTTATTCTTTAACTTCTCCACATGAAAGAGGTTTATTTTTTTAACCACTCCACATGACATGTCACAAGGTGTGTACTTGTGAACCCCAGATCAAACAAGAAGCTTCCCTATGTCCCAGTGTCAGCAGACACCCACACTTGGTGTTTCCTGGAGCCATCACAAGCAGGCAGAAAACACCATACCAGACTGGGGTGGAGCAATATGGGAGACCTGCCAGTCGGAATCCGTCGTCTAATGAAGAAATAGAAAAAGATACACCCTTTCCAGAGGCCAATAGCACAAAATCTGTCCCTGGTCCGCTGCCTTAGGTAGCCCGCTGGGATGCAGCTATGACAATTTTCTGTATGATACATTATCATTCTAGGAGCCTGTCTTTCTGTCCACCCCTTTCCATTTCCCACCATAGAATCTATGCTGGTTAGGAAGTTTAAAAAAGATTCcatcttttaaaaatggtatctcaAGAGAGTTTTATCTTCTCCAGGTGGCAGTTTACAGATTTTAGCTCACTGCCTCCAAACTGGGTAACTCCTAACAAATTGATGTAGGGGTAAATCTTAAGGTGTTTCTCCATTTACCTGGAGGAAGGACCTAGGAGAGAGAAACCCCTCTACATTGACTTTCTTTCCTTGGTTCAGGGAGTGTCACCTAAACCCCTAGGGGACCGTGAAAAAGAATAGGTCAGATGGCTTCACAAGGTATCTTGTTCAATAGAACTGAGCAGACAGCCATAGGGATAAACTCTCGGGAATCTTCAATGTCTAATGCGGTAACTGAAACTCCAGAAACACCAGTGGCTTCCGGCGGATTTTGGTGGTGGATTCTTGCTCTCAAAATATATCACTGGATTTGAATCCACTGAGGCATCCTAGCTTTCACTGCCAATGATGTGGAAGATTACCTACCCACCATTTTGCTCTGACTTGAAAAATGTCTACTTAATTTGCTCTAGCGCCTTCCCTCCAGCAAGCAAATTCTCAACGATTCTTCCTTATAAATGAGAGTCTACAATTCATAAATACAGTGATGACTGGGCACGTGATCAGGtgactcctgataataataataattaataattatggcatttactaagtacttactatgtgccaagcactgtactaagtgctggggtagatacaagcaaatcaggttggacatagtccctgtcccacatggggctcacagtcttagtccccattttacaggtgaggtaaccgaggcacagagaagtaaagtgacttgcctaatgccaCACAGCCTTGAAAGgtcattaaaacccatgactttctgacttccatgcctgtgctctatccactaagccatgctgctttccctaaaTTGCGACAAGCTGCAGTTTCAACTCAATCCAGAATCTCCTTTCTCCATTGCGCAGTTTAAATTTCCATTGttttgggtgggggaggagaggagggactgtGATCACCTTTAGTACATTGAAATGGGAGAACTACTTTGGGATTTCAATGCTCCATCTCTCTTGGTGTCCCTCTGATGGGTCTCTTAAGAGCCTCCTTATTTCTGGACTATGCTTTGGGGAGTCCGTTTTGCTGCCGTAAATGCAAAGATCCAACACCCAATCCTAGAGTGCACAAAAATAGGTTAGCAAACCCAGCTTGAGAATTCATGGCTTCCTTAGAAGGGACCCCAGCGATGGATTAGCAATACTAACATACTACAATAGATGGTACGCATGCAGAGCCAATGCTTTTCAGGCATGCCTTTTGCAAAATCTCTTGTAGGATTTGAAAAACCTGAAATATTGGCTATACATCTGCATTGATTGTTGAGCACAAATGCATGCTACAAATCAGAAAATGGTCATGTTTTTTTGTAATCCTTAACTTAAAACAGGTAGATTCAAAAAATGCAACCATGTATCCCACGAGGCATatacaacagaaacaaaagtGATTCTCCAGGTTAACATTTTGGGCTAAATTTTAGCCTGCTATATACAGTGGCCCCTTTATCAAATCCCTGGTTAAGGAGGGTTTTAAATGGCATACTGGGACACTCTTCACCAGAACATTTCCAACAGATCTAGTACAAGTGCCAAGGAGTCTGGGAGTTTGTGAGCTCCATGCTCTGTTACCCACACCGATTtgggtggtgggggaaaggggttgAACAATTACAAAAGCAAACTGGGTCCCATGCTGGGGGGGGGTctcaggccctgagttctaagcAGAACGTACAGATAGCCATTTCCTATGCAAAATTCGATTTAACTTTTGAACTCATATGAGGCAAAGGCAGACAGAATTAAAATACAAAACAAGAAACATTTCAGTGCATTCCCATGATGAGAAAAAAGCCTTTTGGTAGAAACGAAATGTTGGACCCAATATATTCCTCAACGCATCCCGTAATTCCTCTCCCGCACTTGATTTAGAATTCTCATAAGACGATCAAGCCGTCTTCCATTGGATTCACTTTACTCTTCCCAATAGCTAGCTTAAAACCTAGGGGTGATGAATGGGAGGGATGTTCAAATGGCTTTTTTCCATGTCTAGTATCAATCCAGAAGTGCTTATAACAGCAGTAAAAATACTCTCATAGTTTGGGGATGTGGAAAACAATAATAACATGAAAAGGGTAAATAGCCCACTCTATTTCTTTCACCCAAAAGAGTTATTAGGAATTGCTTATATTGATACTAAGTAGAACAGTGAAACATGATTtctaaaaggaagaagaaaaaacaccaaaaaagggCACTTATACCAGCAGGGCTGGAAGCAAAGAACGGATGGTCTTTTCTTTCTGCAGTTCTGTCTTTTTGTTACTCTACaaacaaggagggagaagggagaccaTGAAGCTGAACGAAACACGAGTGATGTGGACTGTTGAAGAGAGCAGCAGGGCAGAAAACCTCACTTTTGAACAGTGAAAACATATCTTAGCGGTGCATTAATAAATAAAGATGCCCATTATAATTCACGATTCCAATCGGCATTAGTTACAAACCCTAGCATAAGGGCTTGCTTCTTCTTGGGCCCAAGGTGTGACCTTCTGAGAACAATCTACATGCTCCACTTGATTTACTCGATGCATTAAAAAAAGGTTTATGTGCTGTTTCAAGGTTACATTGACTGTACATATAAAAGAAGTGACACATGTGCTTGTAAGTACGTGTACATTTTATTCTAAATGGAATTCAATTAGAATTCTGGGACCAATCCTACACTTTGAAGCTGTATCAGCTCTGTGATGAAGCGGTCAGCCTGTGACACCAGCGAAGTGTCTTTCAAACCTCTGTGTTCAGAATAGATTCTAGGCCATCTCCAGAGTTTGCTTTAGTTTTTCTCATTTCAGCCCTTTCTCTgctgtttttctttattttattttattttgttccacTTCTCTTCGCAGCAGCCGCTACTTGAATCAGGGCCGCGGCTTTTTGTGGTTAGATTGCAGATAAACAGCACAACCGACACATCATCTCCCTCCCCTGgcttgctttctttctttttttaaaacatgGACATATTGCCTTTTCTCATGTTTGTTTTGCAACTCAGGAAGTTGATCTGAGCGAATCCTCCCTTCATCTGAGTTTGGAGAAAGAAACATTACATTGCACTGGCCTTGGTGTGGGGAGCAGAActtgtgcatttttttttaagtaggtgTTGACTTTGACccatttttttattttcatttatttattttttaagaacCTCTGGCCTTGTAGAAATAGTAAAAAGACACCCTCAccctcccggcccctccccccgaccccgaaCATCTTAAAGAAGTATCTACTTTCTGTTAAacagacttgatttttttttttttaaataaaagttcTGTGGGGTTACTTTTACCCCACTCTTCCTCAACAATGACAATCTCGTATTGAAACCCTAGAATCCCATCAGTAGAAAAGTCTGCCTAGGCTACCATTTCTCTATAATATGGCTCATGTAGTCCTCGGTGGGCAAGCGTCCTTGCTCTTCGGTCTCTTCCTTGGGAAGCGCTTCATTGGACCGGTGAAGAAGTCTCTCCTCCCGATTCTTTATCCTCTGCTCCATCCTCTCCAGTTGCCGCTTGTACTGGTACCGCTGTTGGAAGAGGTCCTTTGCATAGTCATAGAGCTGCATATCTAAGTCATTGAGCTCCTCAATCCTTCTGATGGTGTCATTATCCACCTCCACCCCGCCCGCCCTGGTGCTGTTGTACTGCATGAAGGGCCGGATGAACTTCAGGTTGAAAGTTCTCTCGAAGAGGTACTGCGTCTTCCGCTGGAACTCGGTCAGCCCGAAGAAAGCCATGTCTCTGAGGTTCTTCTTGGCGCtctccagaaggacctgggctcgttTGTTCTCCGGGATGAAGGACATGTTGTAGCAGCCCACCAAGCTCAAGTCTGCTAGCATCCTCACTTGGCGGTTGTTGGCCAGGTTGTACGGGCAATCCATGAACTCCTGAAGGGTGCACCCCGACCAATCTGTGCCTTCGTAGCAGGACGGCAGCTCCTCGGGGGTTGGCGTTCGGCCGTCACACATGTGCAAGGAGGTCTTCCAGGTGGCCCCGCGCTGCACGTGCCTCCATTCGCTGAGGTAGCGGGACACGGGGTCTCTCAGCAAGGTGATGTAGTAGAATTTTCTGAaatgagagaaaaaagagaacggAGTTGGAAACCAGGTTGCCTAGCGTGACCTGCTGGTGCTTAGAATTTACCCAGGGCTTGTCTTGTAAAGAGGCTGCGAAATGTCCTAGCTCAGTCTTCTTCGTAGCCTGTCTGGGGAGGAGGCTTGGGCTGGGTGACAGTAGGTCATGTTTTACTCAAtggtggaggaaggagaaaatatggggaaggggaaaaagaggaaggagaggccatAAAACTCAAGCTCTTTGTCTCAGTCCATTTGTCCATTCGGAAGTGGTTGACTTGGCAaactatcattggtatttattgagcgtttactatgggcagagcactgctctaagcacttgggagagtacaataccaggaAAACTAGCAGTTGATTGAGTCTACCCTCACAAAATGTCACCCAATTTAATGCCTCTCTATTCTTTTTTTACTGCATTTATTCAGGAATTCAAATAATCTGAAAAGCACTAGGACGCTCCCCTTTTAGAAACCCACTTTTATCATTTTTTCCATTTGGAGACATAACTCTTCCCTCTCATATGAATTTCCAATCCTTCCCCACAACATTAAAACAACCAGAGAGGCTTTAAACAGCACAAGATACTTCAGAGGGCTGATGGTTTTGCAGACTGACAGGTTGCAGCTACTCTcattctaccattcattcattcaatcgcatttattgagcgcttactttgtgcagagcactgtactaagtgcttaggaagtacaagttggcaacatataccaggCCTCAGGACATTATCttccaacagaattagccattTATGTCCTTTGTGAACAAATCTAACCCAACTGCCTTTCTCTTACGCACCAGTTTTCCTGATCAGTAAGAGGACTGGCTTGAAAGGTtaacccgtcgttgggtagggattgtctctctctattgctgaattgtactttccaagtgcttagtacagtactctgcacacagtaagcactcactaaatacaattgaaggaatgaatgagttggttGGGCTGGGGTGCGAAGCAAGTCTGGGTTTACCAACTGATTCTGGTAAAGGCTCTGTTGCTTCCTCAGACCCCTAACAACCATCTCAAtgtcccctctctccttttcatggtattcgttaagcacttactatgtaccaggcactgtaccaagcactggagtagatacaagctgattggtTTGGAGACaacccatggcccacatggagctcacagtattcatcctcattttacagatgaggtaactgaggcatagagaagttaagagacttgcccaaagtcacacagcaggcatgtggctgagctgggagccCCCATTCCCTTACCTCGCCCCCCAACCTCTTACCCCTACTAATCTTGTCACAAATTTTGTCGAAAAAATTGGAACCATTAGGCAtgcatgagctccctaaaatctttcctgcttctctccactcccttcctcctcctgccccttttctcctctcccattcttcctagccgtatctcaagagatctcctgcctcctctcaaattccACCCTTTCCACCTGTGCCACTGACCCCCAACCCTTCCCACCATATCAAAACaggtgtcccctcccttcttccttccctgaccaccatcttcaaccactcactttccaatgactccttccctatcaatcaatcaatagtatccattcagtgtttactatgtgcagggcacctaactaggttcttgggagagaacaacagaattagcagacacattccctgcctataaggagattATAGTCTCCACTGTTTTCCAACaagaaaaacctcccttgaccctccagttattgccccatctccctcctaccattcct is a window of Tachyglossus aculeatus isolate mTacAcu1 chromosome 1, mTacAcu1.pri, whole genome shotgun sequence DNA encoding:
- the HS6ST1 gene encoding heparan-sulfate 6-O-sulfotransferase 1; its protein translation is MVERPSKFALIVAGSVGFMLIVYQYVGPGLSPGWSGGPAQARREEPDPFPTADPHYVKKYFFPLRELARALAFDMKGDDVIVFLHIQKTGGTTFGRHLVQNVRLEVPCDCRPGQKKCTCYRPNRRDTWLFSRFSTGWSCGLHADWTELTNCVPGVLDKRDSANLKAPRKFYYITLLRDPVSRYLSEWRHVQRGATWKTSLHMCDGRTPTPEELPSCYEGTDWSGCTLQEFMDCPYNLANNRQVRMLADLSLVGCYNMSFIPENKRAQVLLESAKKNLRDMAFFGLTEFQRKTQYLFERTFNLKFIRPFMQYNSTRAGGVEVDNDTIRRIEELNDLDMQLYDYAKDLFQQRYQYKRQLERMEQRIKNREERLLHRSNEALPKEETEEQGRLPTEDYMSHIIEKW